In one Kluyveromyces marxianus DMKU3-1042 DNA, complete genome, chromosome 4 genomic region, the following are encoded:
- the CUL3 gene encoding cullin CUL3 yields MPNIKPIISSRRYSRKVESTNEHWEILEDGINKIFQGKVSELSFEKLYTTVYGLVLNKNGPQLQRMLSKLLSYHFGIVRDTLEQQTGLDALESLNLQWDEQKVYLRQISDVFIYMDLVYSKRENKPDVSSLGSRLFVNQVIEPVSDMLKESLIDEINKARTTFNEYAGLEIVKNAISVLAKLEMKEGMSSIFLTDFEPFLLERSEIYYKSLHERLQQSQEDNGWKDFNALLRLLNVEDEMCKRIFDDQDTILKFHKIAEKALVSDNIEEIAAYSLRNIVKNSQIKEMSTLMSLSSSLKDRIVILERLSNCITDDVNSIQVDNTIRKKSGAAVKWIQDLISLKIRYYDLVSQLSNDQALTYKYINEAFGKSINEIKVFPEFLSLYFDTLLKSPDSNLKENITVVKNCIYFFKLFKDKDTFEVIYRQQLSRRLLQQKSDISEEQELILLLQEDVGASYTSKLRGMLRDLHLSKAFIQKNKKMLPSNQLELNILTQMFWPLQKSDMNKQVNIPDSLISLKSDFEKCYTMVHSGRLLEWMYHLSTIEIAYQFRDSYHELSMQMYCGIIFLLFKDHQSLTFDEIVELTNLPVQEVRRNLISMSIAPKTRILRKSPPGKTVSNEDVFSINQEFSAPQRKVKVLMVLMNSNNGRPLTPNENSRTSIDKKLLDSRLSVVNATITRIMKQERKLHHSQLQERVSASVNLFEVNTSMFKTSLEYLINNEYIQRDFDNTTLYHYLP; encoded by the coding sequence ATGCCAAACATCAAACCCATAATCTCCAGTCGGAGATATTCTCGAAAGGTTGAAAGTACTAATGAGCATTGGGAAATATTAGAAGATGGAATCAACAAGATATTCCAGGGCAAGGTTAGTGAATTGTCATTCGAGAAGTTATACACTACAGTGTATGGTTTAGtattaaacaaaaatggACCTCAGCTACAGCGAATGCTAAGTAAACTGCTTTCATATCATTTTGGTATTGTTAGGGACACATTAGAACAGCAAACAGGACTAGATGCACTCGAGAGCTTAAATTTACAATGGGATGAACAGAAAGTTTACTTAAGACAAATAAGTGATGTtttcatatatatggaCTTAGTTTATTCCAAACGAGAAAATAAACCGGATGTTTCATCGTTAGGGTCAAGGCTATTTGTGAACCAAGTTATCGAACCAGTTTCGGATATGCTCAAGGAGTCGTTAATTGATGAGATCAATAAAGCTAGAACAACATTCAATGAATATGCAGGCCTCGAAATTGTAAAAAATGCTATTTCTGTGTTAGCTAAATTGGAGATGAAGGAAGGAATGAGTAGTATCTTCCTAACTGATTTTGAACCATTTCTCCTGGAACGTTCAGAGATATATTATAAGTCGTTACATGAAAGATTGCAGCAAAGTCAAGAAGATAATGGGTGGAAAGATTTCAATGCGCTATTAAGACTTTTgaatgttgaagatgaaatgtGTAAAAGAATATTTGATGACCAGGATACAATACTAAAATTCCACAAAATCGCCGAGAAGGCTCTAGTCTCGGACAATATAGAAGAAATCGCAGCATACAGCTTAAGAAATATTGTGAAAAATAGtcaaatcaaagaaatgaGTACATTGATGTcactctcttcttcattgaagGACAGGATTGTTATTTTGGAACGTCTTTCCAATTGTATTACAGATGACGTTAATAGTATTCAGGTTGATAACACAATTAGAAAGAAGTCCGGAGCTGCAGTAAAGTGGATCCAagatttgatttcattGAAGATAAGATATTATGATCTTGTGTCCCAACTTTCAAATGACCAGGCTCTAACTTACAAATATATAAACGAGGCTTTCGGAAAGTCAATCAACGAAATCAAAGTCTTTCCAGAGTTTTTGTCATTATACTTTGATACACTACTAAAATCACCGGATTCAAAtctcaaagaaaatattacGGTGGTAAAAAATTGCAtttacttcttcaaacttttcaagGACAAAGATACTTTCGAAGTTATATACCGCCAGCAGCTTTCTAGAAGACTTTTGCAACAGAAATCTGATATCAGCGAAGAGCAAGAattaattcttttactCCAAGAGGATGTCGGAGCCTCATACACTTCTAAATTAAGAGGCATGCTCAGAGATCTGCACCTTTCTAAAGCATTCATacagaagaacaagaaaatgttACCTTCGAATCAATTAGAATTGAACATCTTAACGCAAATGTTTTGGCCACTACAAAAATCCGATATGAACAAACAAGTTAATATACCCGATTCGCTAATCTCATTAAAATCTGACTTTGAAAAGTGTTATACTATGGTACACTCTGGTCGTCTTTTGGAATGGATGTATCATTTGAGCACCATCGAGATAGCTTATCAGTTCAGAGACTCATACCACGAACTTTCCATGCAGATGTACTGCGGTATAATATTTCTATTATTCAAAGATCATCAGTCTTTGACCTTCgatgaaattgttgaattgACTAACCTCCCCGTGCAAGAAGTGCGTCGAAATTTAATTTCGATGTCTATTGCTCCCAAAACTCGTATATTACGAAAGAGTCCGCCAGGTAAAACCGTTTCAAACGAAGATGTATTCTCGATAAACCAGGAGTTTTCTGCTCCTCAAAGAAAGGTAAAGGTTCTAATGGTTTTAATGAATAGTAATAATGGCAGACCACTTACTCCAAACGAAAATTCAAGGACGTCGATTGACAAGAAGTTACTTGATTCAAGATTGAGTGTAGTAAATGCAACAATAACAAGAATTATGAAACAAGAAAGGAAACTCCACCATTCGCAGCTTCAAGAAAGGGTATCAGCATCAGTGAATTTATTTGAGGTAAATACTAGCATGTTCAAGACAAGCTTGGAATACCTAATAAATAACGAATATATCCAAAGGGATTTTGACAATACAACCTTATATCATTATTTACCCTGA
- the CWC24 gene encoding U2-type spliceosomal complex subunit CWC24, with product MFKRRVVKKTSVNKRQRINDETIPINNNDDSSVKPEINDDKKDENDNGSIESNETYLAKEKDEHTREIELRRKERLDLQQEVDEEIERQIKNKPSGFVKPISKNMKTVTVTDYQPDICKDFQKTGFCGYGDSCKFLHSRDDFAGGWKLNTDWQVDGSKEKELLDDLISEEIPFKCVVCEGEYKNPVKTKCNHYFCSSCFMNKMKTSTKCPVCGKETEGVAKMATNLKNLLKKK from the coding sequence ATGTTCAAGAGGCGTGTTGTTAAAAAGACTTCGGTCAATAAAAGGCAGCGGATAAACGATGAGACGATACCCATAAATAACAATGATGATTCTTCAGTAAAACCAGAGATTAATGACGATAAAAAGGACGAGAACGATAACGGATCGATTGAAAGCAATGAGACGTATTTAGcgaaagagaaagatgAACATACACGTGAGATAGAGCTGCGAAGAAAAGAACGTTTGGATTTACAACAAGAGgtggatgaagaaatagagCGACaaataaagaataaacCATCAGGATTTGTGAAACCTATAAgcaaaaatatgaaaacaGTAACAGTAACAGATTATCAACCGGATATTTGTAAGGATTTCCAAAAAACAGGGTTTTGTGGGTATGGTGACAGTTGTAAATTTTTACATTCTCGTGATGACTTTGCTGGCGGGTGGAAACTCAATACGGATTGGCAGGTAGACGGAtccaaagagaaagagCTACTTGATGATTTAATTTCTGAAGAGATTCCATTTAAGTGCGTGGTTTGTGAGGGCGAATATAAGAATCCAGTAAAGACGAAATGTAACCATTATTTTTGCAGTTCCTGCTTCATGAACAAGATGAAAACATCAACTAAATGCCCTGTTTGCGGGAAGGAAACAGAGGGTGTTGCAAAAATGGCTACTAATTTAAAGAATCTactcaaaaagaagtaa
- the PEX30 gene encoding PEX28-32 family peroxisomal membrane protein — protein sequence MSDSKETRAQFLDTDKDESKVSGKASQTLRSALKKQEKEKQKRGQGKDGGDVDSGKKDDDEKIVDSSPLLNSTPPTVSKALVKLYPYLILCNEILSLVTWTGDDVWKSVLMVICYITTVLYFQVVVRYFGHFLFVGLLWGYSALDNFVEDTIKEKPTLDDIVHVITCVYTKADLLLSPLSVWTTNDIKRLLLTMAFLSPIYVIVSIFIFSSQKLVLILGIYLLTYHSSWSRVTRRLLWKLKIVRLLVFYITGLDLSGVNKHQGGIFAAVHKKVKKLSSNSLSAADADDGKPIRFTYVLYENQRRWLGIGWTANMLTYERSSWTDEFLNEAPSPEQFKLPEEASGMAWRWVDKTWRLDMTNDGAIQLSSSRPKTTASPGKDDGFIYYDNTWKKPSTEDSYSKYTRRRRWIRTAELIRTDSLSTVESSTDSVDGGSAQQTSGSERRKSVRIEEPDNGSTGSISNQSNNSRKVSFSETSDVRIIPDSSFEGTGDADDENNSEVIENSANENFQRIETPSGLKTRTAQTQPSTDKQVDQDESSSTTTKV from the coding sequence ATGAGCGATAGCAAGGAAACTAGAGCTCAATTCTTAGATACAGATAAGGACGAGAGTAAGGTGAGTGGGAAAGCTAGTCAGACTCTCCGTAGtgctttgaagaagcaggagaaggagaaacaaaaacgaGGACAAGGGAAGGATGGCGGCGATGTAGATagtggaaaaaaagatgatgacgaaaaAATTGTTGACTCGTCACCATTGTTGAATAGTACACCACCAACCGTTTCCAAGGCTCTAGTAAAGCTTTACCCTTATCTGATTCTTTGTAATGAGATTTTGAGTTTAGTCACTTGGACTGGTGACGATGTTTGGAAAAGTGTTTTGATGGTGATATGCTATATAACAACGGTACTATACTTCCAAGTTGTGGTAAGATATTTTGGACACTTCTTGTTTGTAGGACTTTTGTGGGGTTACTCAGCGCTTGACAACTTTGTGGAGGATACTATTAAGGAGAAACCAACATTGGATGATATTGTGCATGTTATTACGTGTGTATACACCAAGGCAGATTTGCTACTTTCCCCATTGTCTGTTTGGACCACCAATGATATTAAAAGACTCTTGCTAACAATGGCTTTCTTATCGCCCATATACGTGATAGTATCgatctttattttttcatcACAAAAATTGGTATTAATATTAGGGATATACCTACTGACATACCACTCTTCATGGTCCCGGGttacaagaagattatTATGGAAGCTAAAAATAGTTAGACTACTGGTATTTTACATTACTGGGTTGGATTTGAGCGGTGTTAACAAACATCAAGGTGGAATCTTTGCTGCAGTTCAtaagaaagtgaaaaaacTGTCATCGAACTCTCTTAGTGCAGCTGACGCAGATGATGGGAAACCTATTAGGTTCACATATGTTTTATATGAAAATCAGAGACGTTGGCTAGGTATTGGTTGGACGGCGAATATGTTGACTTACGAGAGAAGCTCCTGGACAGATGAATTTTTGAACGAAGCCCCCTCACCTGAGCAATTCAAACTTCCAGAAGAAGCGAGTGGAATGGCTTGGAGGTGGGTGGATAAGACTTGGAGGCTTGATATGACAAACGATGGTGCCATTCAGCTATCGAGTTCGAGACCAAAAACTACAGCCTCCCCTGGCAAAGATGATGGATTTATTTATTATGACAATACATGGAAGAAGCCTTCCACTGAGGACTcttattcaaaatataCTAGGCGTCGTAGATGGATAAGAACAGCAGAATTGATAAGAACAGATAGTTTATCTACAGTGGAGTCATCCACAGATTCTGTTGATGGTGGTTCAGCACAACAAACATCCGGAAGcgaaagaaggaaaagtGTTAGAATAGAAGAGCCCGATAATGGCTCAACAGGTTCGATTAGCAACCAATCTAAtaattcaagaaaagtatCATTTAGCGAGACAAGTGACGTACGGATCATACCCGATAGCTCTTTCGAGGGGACCGGAGATGCAGATGATGAGAATAATTCTGAAGTCATAGAAAACAGTGCTAATGAAAACTTCCAACGTATTGAAACACCTAGCGGCTTAAAAACGAGGACCGCTCAGACACAACCGTCTACCGACAAACAGGTGGATCAAGATGAATCCTCCTCTACAACAACTAAAGTCTAA
- the RPL38 gene encoding 60S ribosomal protein eL38, giving the protein MAKEIADIKEFLELIRRQDVNSATVKINKKLNKNGKAFRQTKFKLRGSRYLYTLIVNDAAKAKKLLQSLPPTFNVNKL; this is encoded by the coding sequence ATGGCTAAGGAAATCGCTGACATTAAGGAATTCTTGGAATTGATCAGAAGACAAGACGTCAACTCTGCTACCGTcaagatcaacaagaagttgaacaagaacgGTAAGGCTTTCAGACAAACCAAGTTCAAGCTAAGAGGTTCCAGATACTTGTACACTCTAATTGTCAACGACGCTGCCAAGGCTAAGAAGTTGTTGCAATCTTTGCCACCAACCTTCAACGTTAACAAGTTGTaa
- the TFG2 gene encoding transcription factor IIF subunit TFG2, whose product MSESSGKDLVEEVGEEAFDGNDIENNEKKVYEESLDLDLSCARKKIWLVRLPKFLAEKWRDRTRLHGQELGKVRINNSDHSIQLLLNEDEDNKDIPHEYDLELTKKEVANEYVFTEQNLKKYQQFAKELESNPELQRQAYLRKQEREEEMKKKQQQMKRKYNKRRFQHRVMTDRDGRDRYIPYVKTIPKKTAITGKVYHECQVMPSIDDPNYHTIVEHRRQIVRNIHKPTVTVLDQTPGVTMSNAGMSMRSDTSKFLKVGKEKKNNARAIRLPKKELLDLLFKLFDEYDYWSLKGLKERTRQPEAYLKESLDQVAMLVKKGPYALKYTLKSEYKKLKEAERAATLGELAQNSEDAEQLAQEQLDQAQEHDQEEEELEGVEMEDVL is encoded by the coding sequence ATGTCAGAGTCCAGTGGTAAAGATTTGGTGGAGGAAGTTGGGGAAGAAGCGTTCGATGGTAACGATATTGAGAATaacgaaaagaaggtgTACGAGGAGTCCTTGGACTTGGATCTATCGTGTGccaggaagaagatttgGCTTGTTCGTCTACCCAAGTTTCTAGCTGAGAAGTGGAGAGATCGTACGCGGTTGCATGGACAAGAGTTGGGTAAGGTGCGTATCAATAATAGCGACCACTCTATCCAGTTATTGTTGAATGAGGACGAGGATAACAAGGATATTCCTCACGAATATGACCTCGAACTAACGAAGAAGGAGGTTGCGAACGAGTATGTATTCACGGAacagaacttgaagaagtaccaGCAGTTTGCTAAGGAGTTGGAGTCCAACCCAGAGTTGCAAAGACAGGCATATTTAAGGAAACAGGAAAGAGAGGAagagatgaagaagaaacagcaaCAAATGAAGCGTAAGTACAACAAGAGGAGATTCCAACACCGTGTGATGACCGATAGAGATGGTAGAGACAGATACATTCCGTATGTGAAAACCATTCCCAAGAAGACAGCCATCACAGGGAAAGTTTACCATGAATGTCAAGTCATGCCATCTATTGACGATCCAAACTACCACACTATCGTGGAACACAGAAGACAAATCGTGAGAAATATCCATAAACCAACGGTCACAGTGCTCGATCAAACGCCTGGTGTTACAATGAGTAATGCTGGTATGTCGATGAGATCAGATACCTCCAAGTTCTTGAAAGTCgggaaggagaagaagaacaatgCAAGGGCCATCCGTTTGCCAAAGAAAGAGCTCTTGGATCTTTTATTCAAGCTATTTGATGAGTACGATTATTGGTCCTTGAAGGGTTTGAAAGAGAGAACTAGACAGCCGGAGGCATATTTGAAGGAATCGTTAGACCAAGTCGCAATGTTAGTCAAGAAGGGTCCTTACGCATTGAAATATACTTTGAAATCGGAATATAAAAAGTTGAAGGAAGCTGAGAGAGCTGCTACTCTTGGTGAGCTAGCCCAAAACTCAGAAGATGCAGAACAGCTCGCACAGGAACAATTAGACCAGGCACAAGAACacgatcaagaagaagaagagctcGAAGGCGTTGAAATGGAAGATGTTTTGTGA
- the PRP18 gene encoding mRNA splicing protein PRP18 produces the protein MANSVHPVEIRYSGKSDNSEKPETHGTSSPSVSLEDSCNEYIHEILVEWESHESQYNVVPLKRVKVALFPLLVALRKKELGPVQLNQLANVLDGILEEDFSRAKQEYLTLSIGKGKFPIGLTNVGIHERKQVQSSQAEQNMILDDWCVNIKRLINFKQWLITHHTDTGEQPKPQGQ, from the coding sequence ATGGCTAATAGTGTGCATCCGGTGGAGATTAGGTACAGTGGAAAGTCGGATAACTCCGAAAAACCGGAGACCCATGGAACGTCATCGCCATCGGTGTCGCTAGAAGACAGCTGCAATGAGTATATACACGAGATATTAGTCGAGTGGGAGTCCCATGAGTCCCAATACAACGTAGTCCCACTGAAAAGAGTGAAAGTTGCACTATTTCCGTTACTTGTGGCATTACGTAAGAAGGAGCTAGGTCCCGTGCAACTAAATCAGCTTGCCAATGTCTTGGATGGCATTCTCGAAGAAGACTTCAGCAGGGCTAAACAGGAGTACTTGACGTTGAGTATTGGGAAGGGGAAGTTTCCCATTGGGCTCACGAATGTTGGTATTCACGAGAGGAAGCAGGTACAGAGCTCGCAGGCCGAACAAAATATGATTCTTGACGATTGGTGTGTGAATATTAAAAGGCTCATAAATTTCAAACAATGGTTAATCACTCATCACACAGATACAGGGGAGCAACCAAAGCCCCAGGGACAGTAA
- the ECT1 gene encoding ethanolamine-phosphate cytidylyltransferase — MYSIHASAQHPPIFPLAMQLKENRVWIDGCFDFTHHGHSGAILQARRTIPLDQQQGAALICGVHNDADIEFNKGGKPVMQEEERYEHTLSNRWCDEIVRDAPYVTDHRVLDAYGCKYVVHGDDITLDHDGKDCYQEMKDMGRFKVVKRTEGVSTTEIIDRILRDKGQNPHTGEVDSEALKRYSSDKSGYRPWCWVFGRDFDDVVVEGRGQLGNGNQWTVVQESDGFDLFNVGHIQQLRKLKEQGKLVCCSMGTDPARHVYMTLEERCLSVLSCEYVDAVVLKPEPQLTAGHSTSTDTVTITTSLKPEIINRISVNRDHYVKRNIKKGVTYDH, encoded by the exons ATGTATAGCATACACGCAT cagcacaaCACCCACCAATCTTCCCACTTGCAATGCAactcaaagaaaacaggGTCTGGATCGACGGGTGCTTCGACTTCACGCACCACGGCCACTCGGGAGCCATACTGCAGGCCAGAAGAACGATCCCTCTGGACCAGCAGCAAGGAGCAGCGTTGATCTGCGGCGTGCACAATGATGCCGACATCGAGTTCAACAAGGGGGGCAAGCCAGTGatgcaagaagaagaacggtACGAGCACACTTTGAGCAACCGATGGTGCGATGAAATAGTGCGCGATGCGCCGTATGTGACAGACCACCGGGTCTTGGACGCATATGGGTGCAAGTACGTGGTTCACGGGGACGACATAACGTTGGACCACGATGGGAAGGACTGTTACCAGGAGATGAAGGACATGGGCCGGTTCAAAGTGGTGAAGAGGACCGAGGGAGTGAGTACGACAGAGATTATAGATAGAATATTGCGCGACAAGGGACAAAACCCGCACACGGGCGAGGTGGACAGCGAGGCATTGAAGCGGTACAGCAGCGATAAATCAGGGTACAGGCCATGGTGTTGGGTATTTGGGCGTGATTTTGACGATGTGGTTGTAGAAGGGCGCGGCCAATTGGGGAACGGGAATCAATGGACCGTTGTACAAGAGTCCGATGGCTTTGATCTGTTCAATGTGGGCCACATCCAGCAATTGCGAAAGCTCAAGGAACAGGGCAAGCTTGTGTGTTGCAGCATGGGGACAGATCCAGCACGCCATGTGTACATGACACTCGAGGAAAGATGTTTGAGCGTGTTGAGCTGCGAATACGTGGATGCAGTAGTGCTAAAACCTGAACCGCAACTAACAGCAGGACATAGTACTAGTACTGACACGGTCACGATCACCACCTCGCTTAAACCCGAAATCATAAACCGAATCAGCGTTAACAGAGATCATTATgttaaaagaaatataaaaaaggGCGTTACGTATGATCATTAG
- the STF2 gene encoding ATPase-stabilizing factor 15 kDa protein has protein sequence MARTNKWTNREAKADSRFFTHNGHFGEAPNAVKKQGSGKGNWGKPGDEIEDLIETGEIKPVYNKSRRGSNSQSHY, from the coding sequence ATGgcaagaacaaacaaatgGACTAACCGCGAAGCCAAGGCAGACTCCCGTTTCTTCACCCACAATGGCCATTTCGGCGAGGCTCCAAACGCTGTCAAGAAGCAAGGGTCCGGTAAGGGCAACTGGGGTAAGCCAGGTGACGAAATCGAGGACTTGATCGAAACCGGAGAAATCAAGCCCGTGTACAATAAGTCTCGCAGAGGCTCCAACAGTCAATCGCACTACTAG